The Triticum aestivum cultivar Chinese Spring chromosome 7B, IWGSC CS RefSeq v2.1, whole genome shotgun sequence genome window below encodes:
- the LOC123160331 gene encoding uncharacterized protein isoform X2: MEAEAAALSQLQLQLLALVSDLRLTRERERAAREELHASSERWKAAEEERRREARELRAESAARDDALQRLESRVKCLENENELLERNEKDLKENIERLLQSREAFMRQQDSACSLQWTIQMRDKQITVISEKLNSHLALFNSVGKEVAAVKQILGDVECLVGEKENVVSDLKCKVQRISVLEKDFVEKLSFLGDKISSYQLELRNRARIIYGLKEQLDAEKLKNNFHPQLEELKKSLLVKDEIIERLISDKQEMLVELHNMETALQKFQDIFSRLGHEEIKSSLPVSESQDCKVNSIPGSQVDLPNEDRMIPIIDETANVNVECKSGIDTGSNQVQSPPSLKHYALPCSEPVTANVEKPECPPESEDIEMGNSSPEQQTHSANPDPEIENQS; this comes from the exons atggaggcggaggcggcggcgctttCGCAACTGCAGCTGCAGCTCCTTGCCCTCGTCTCCGATCTCCGGCTCACCCGC GAGCGGGAGCGGGCCGCGCGGGAGGAGCTCCACGCATCCAGCGAG AGGTggaaggcggcggaggaggagcgcaggAGGGAGGCTCGGGAGCTGCGAGCGGAGTCGGCGGCGCGGGACGACGCGCTGCAAAGGCTCGAGTCCAGG GTGAAGTGCCTTGAAAATGAAAATGAGTTGCTGGAAAGAAACGAAAAGGATTTGAAAGAAAACATAGAGAGACTGCTTCAATCAAGGGAGGCATTCATGAGACA GCAGGACTCTGCTTGTTCTCTGCAATGGACCATCCAGATGAGGGATAAACAGATTACCGTAATTTCAGAAAAGCTGAATTCCCATCTGGCTTTGTTTAATTCAGTAGGAAAGGAAGTTGCTGCGGTAAAACAAATACTAGGTGACGTGGAATGCCTAGTTGGTGAGAAGGAAAATGTAG TCTCTGATTTGAAGTGTAAGGTCCAAAGGATTTCTGTACTCGAGAAAGATTTTGTTG AGAAACTTAGTTTCTTGGGAGATAAAATTTCTAGTTACCAGCTCGAACTTCGAAATAGGGCGAGGATCATATATGGATTGAAGGAGCAACTTGACGCTGAGAAGCTTAAAAACAATTTTCATCCCCAGCTAGAAGAA CTTAAGAAATCTCTGCTGGTGAAGGATGAAATTATCGAGAGGTTGATTTCAGATAAGCAG GAAATGCTTGTGGAGCTTCATAACATGGAAACTGCTCTACAGAAATTTCAAGACATATTCAGCAGGCTTGGGCATGAG GAAATAAAAAGTTCTCTGCCAGTTTCTGAAAGTCAGGATTGTAAAGTAAATAGCATTCCAGGTAGTCAAGTTGATCTGCCTAATGAGGATAGGATGATACCCATAATTGATGAAACAG CCAATGTAAATGTAGAATGTAAATCGGGAATTGACACTGGCAGCAATCAAGTACAAAGCCCACCGTCTCTTAAG CATTATGCCTTGCCATGTTCAGAACCTGTAACTGCAAATGTTGAAAAACCTGAGTGCCCTCCTGAATCCGAAGACATTGAGATG GGCAATTCATCTCCCGAACAGCAAACACATTCTGCAAATCCAGACCCTGAGATAGAAAATCAGTCCTGA
- the LOC123160331 gene encoding plectin isoform X1, whose protein sequence is MEAEAAALSQLQLQLLALVSDLRLTRERERAAREELHASSERWKAAEEERRREARELRAESAARDDALQRLESRVKCLENENELLERNEKDLKENIERLLQSREAFMRQYEDSACSLQWTIQMRDKQITVISEKLNSHLALFNSVGKEVAAVKQILGDVECLVGEKENVVSDLKCKVQRISVLEKDFVEKLSFLGDKISSYQLELRNRARIIYGLKEQLDAEKLKNNFHPQLEELKKSLLVKDEIIERLISDKQEMLVELHNMETALQKFQDIFSRLGHEEIKSSLPVSESQDCKVNSIPGSQVDLPNEDRMIPIIDETANVNVECKSGIDTGSNQVQSPPSLKHYALPCSEPVTANVEKPECPPESEDIEMGNSSPEQQTHSANPDPEIENQS, encoded by the exons atggaggcggaggcggcggcgctttCGCAACTGCAGCTGCAGCTCCTTGCCCTCGTCTCCGATCTCCGGCTCACCCGC GAGCGGGAGCGGGCCGCGCGGGAGGAGCTCCACGCATCCAGCGAG AGGTggaaggcggcggaggaggagcgcaggAGGGAGGCTCGGGAGCTGCGAGCGGAGTCGGCGGCGCGGGACGACGCGCTGCAAAGGCTCGAGTCCAGG GTGAAGTGCCTTGAAAATGAAAATGAGTTGCTGGAAAGAAACGAAAAGGATTTGAAAGAAAACATAGAGAGACTGCTTCAATCAAGGGAGGCATTCATGAGACAGTACGAG GACTCTGCTTGTTCTCTGCAATGGACCATCCAGATGAGGGATAAACAGATTACCGTAATTTCAGAAAAGCTGAATTCCCATCTGGCTTTGTTTAATTCAGTAGGAAAGGAAGTTGCTGCGGTAAAACAAATACTAGGTGACGTGGAATGCCTAGTTGGTGAGAAGGAAAATGTAG TCTCTGATTTGAAGTGTAAGGTCCAAAGGATTTCTGTACTCGAGAAAGATTTTGTTG AGAAACTTAGTTTCTTGGGAGATAAAATTTCTAGTTACCAGCTCGAACTTCGAAATAGGGCGAGGATCATATATGGATTGAAGGAGCAACTTGACGCTGAGAAGCTTAAAAACAATTTTCATCCCCAGCTAGAAGAA CTTAAGAAATCTCTGCTGGTGAAGGATGAAATTATCGAGAGGTTGATTTCAGATAAGCAG GAAATGCTTGTGGAGCTTCATAACATGGAAACTGCTCTACAGAAATTTCAAGACATATTCAGCAGGCTTGGGCATGAG GAAATAAAAAGTTCTCTGCCAGTTTCTGAAAGTCAGGATTGTAAAGTAAATAGCATTCCAGGTAGTCAAGTTGATCTGCCTAATGAGGATAGGATGATACCCATAATTGATGAAACAG CCAATGTAAATGTAGAATGTAAATCGGGAATTGACACTGGCAGCAATCAAGTACAAAGCCCACCGTCTCTTAAG CATTATGCCTTGCCATGTTCAGAACCTGTAACTGCAAATGTTGAAAAACCTGAGTGCCCTCCTGAATCCGAAGACATTGAGATG GGCAATTCATCTCCCGAACAGCAAACACATTCTGCAAATCCAGACCCTGAGATAGAAAATCAGTCCTGA